In a genomic window of uncultured Flavobacterium sp.:
- a CDS encoding DUF4252 domain-containing protein, giving the protein MKANVFTTALLVLLTLVSCNSEPSLQKYFVQNSDNKDFIALDVSPSILNLDKTKLSAEQSEALNSFDKMNILAFKANDKNQVQFETERTKVKAILKDPKYQQLMTVGSGKDGASVSYVGTDDNIEEFVIFANRKENGFAVVRVLGKNMNPNNIMTLMSVLKQSNINMDQLKPLQQLMK; this is encoded by the coding sequence ATGAAAGCAAACGTTTTTACTACAGCTCTTTTAGTATTGCTAACTTTAGTAAGTTGTAATTCTGAACCTTCATTGCAGAAGTATTTTGTGCAAAACAGTGATAATAAAGATTTTATTGCGCTCGATGTTTCGCCTAGCATTTTGAATTTAGATAAAACAAAATTATCTGCAGAACAAAGTGAAGCTTTGAATTCTTTCGACAAAATGAATATTCTGGCTTTCAAAGCAAATGATAAAAATCAAGTGCAGTTTGAAACAGAAAGAACTAAGGTTAAAGCAATTCTGAAAGATCCTAAATATCAACAATTAATGACAGTTGGTTCTGGTAAAGACGGTGCATCTGTAAGTTATGTTGGCACTGACGATAATATCGAAGAATTTGTGATTTTTGCTAACAGAAAAGAAAATGGTTTTGCAGTGGTTCGCGTTTTAGGAAAAAATATGAATCCTAATAATATTATGACCTTAATGAGCGTTTTAAAACAATCAAATATTAATATGGACCAATTGAAACCTTTACAGCAATTAATGAAATAA
- the yiaA gene encoding inner membrane protein YiaA gives MVQKTSNAFIAASWVALGAGTVGFIVGLARAEMLLNEKGYYFTVLMFGLFAVVSLQKSVRDRLEKLPVTDIYYGICWFGTLLSIVLLVVGLWNATILPSEKGFYAFAFLLALFGAISVQKNTRDNVVFEKSE, from the coding sequence ATGGTACAAAAAACATCGAATGCCTTTATAGCGGCATCTTGGGTAGCTCTTGGAGCTGGAACAGTAGGTTTTATCGTTGGACTTGCAAGAGCCGAAATGTTATTAAACGAAAAGGGATATTATTTTACAGTTTTAATGTTTGGATTATTTGCTGTTGTTTCATTGCAAAAAAGTGTAAGAGACAGACTTGAAAAACTTCCTGTAACTGATATCTACTATGGGATTTGTTGGTTCGGAACGCTGTTATCTATTGTGTTATTAGTTGTTGGACTTTGGAACGCGACTATTCTGCCAAGTGAAAAAGGTTTTTATGCATTTGCCTTTTTGCTGGCACTTTTTGGTGCAATTTCAGTACAAAAAAACACAAGAGATAATGTGGTATTCGAAAAAAGCGAATAA